ACTTATACTGCAACCGTTACTGGCACTGATTGTTGTAATGGTAATCGAATTACAATAATAGGCGAGGACCCACAACCTAGCGAAGTTACAGTGCAGCGTGAGAATTCAGGACAGGACTTTGGTCCGGACACTACAAATCAAATTACTTCAGGATGGGAAACCACCACTAGTGCAGGAAACTGTACATCTGCTGGATGTGCAAATGGTGAATACACAACGACAATTACAGTACCTCAGGATTCAGATTGCCCTGACGATGTACATTTAGCAATCTTACTACTGTAGATTCTGAAAAATGATCCCCTGCTCATATGGGTAGGGGATTGATTCATATTTTCATTGCAAAATAGTACTTTGTTGTGAAATTTTTATTATTGAAAAATCTTTCATTAATTTGCTGAGACAATACACTCAGGTACATCATTTTTTGGCGAATTGACTATGGTTGATACTCTGTAGAAATCCATTTCATTTGAAGGATATGGTTTTAGCAGTTCTAGCAACTTATCCACGGTGATAATCTCGGGGTCTAGCCATTTTGCCTCGTCTTTTTGCTTCAAAATAACCGGCATCCTATTGTGAATAGGAGCCATAAGCTCATTTGGCGAAGTTGTTATTATAGTGAAGGTTTTAAGCGGCTCATCTCCCTTCTCCCAAAGATCCCAAAGGCCTGCAAAAGCAAATGGCTCACCTGATTTGAGTTTAAAGTAATGGGGCACTTTATCGGGCTTACTCCATTCATAAAATCCGTCTGCCGGAACTAAACAGCGCATTTTTTTAAGTGGATTTTTAAAACTAGGCTTATTCTCAATACCTTCTGAGCGTGCATTAATCATCTTGTATCCAATCTTCGGATCTTTAGACCAAAATGGTACAAGGCCCCATTTCATCATCGAAACAACACGTCTATCTTGAGATACAGTTACTACTGGGTGATATTGTGAGGGGGCAATATTGTATCTGGTTTCAAAAAGCACGCCATCTGTATTGTCATCAAAACCAAATCGCTTTTTTAGCTGTTCTTTTGTACTAGTTTTTACAAACCGTCCGCACATCAGGCTACTCCGTCATTACGAGGCCTTTTCTGCCAAAAGAACCCTTTAGTTCACCAGTGTTGTTGTC
This portion of the Thermodesulfobacteriota bacterium genome encodes:
- a CDS encoding SOS response-associated peptidase, with translation MCGRFVKTSTKEQLKKRFGFDDNTDGVLFETRYNIAPSQYHPVVTVSQDRRVVSMMKWGLVPFWSKDPKIGYKMINARSEGIENKPSFKNPLKKMRCLVPADGFYEWSKPDKVPHYFKLKSGEPFAFAGLWDLWEKGDEPLKTFTIITTSPNELMAPIHNRMPVILKQKDEAKWLDPEIITVDKLLELLKPYPSNEMDFYRVSTIVNSPKNDVPECIVSAN